AAGGATACTTTACCTATGGGAACATGTATGATAGAATTTTTATCAACCCTGTATTCTATTTTACCTGCTTTAATTTCTTTTATTGCTTTTCCCACATCAAAAGTCACAGTACCTGCTTTAGGATTAGGCATAAGCCCTTTTGGACCTAAAATCTTACCAAGACGTCCTACAACTCCCATCATATCCGGAGTCGCAACAATCACATCGTAATCAAGCCAATTTTCATTCTGTATTTTTGTAATAAGCTCCTCGGCTCCTACGAAATCAGCGCCTGCTGCTTTCGCTTCTTCAGCCTTGTCTCCTTTTGCAAAAACTAAAACCCTTGTTGTTTTACCAGTCCCATGAGGTAATACCACAGTACCTCTTACCTGTTGGTCCGCATGTCTTGGATCTACCCCAAGCCTTACAGAAAGCTCAACTGTTTCATCAAATTTTGCCTTTGCCGTCTTAAGAACAAGTTCTACCGCATCCTGTGGTTCATATAACACAGACCTGTCAATTAATTTCTTACTTTCAATATATTTTTTGCCATGTTTCATATCTAAAACCTCCTTGTGGTAGTATCGGACTTATCCTCCCACTGCTCATAAATACCACCCCTTTTAAGGATGGAGTTTCCTGAATTTATTAATTCCTTAAACAACTTCTATACCCATACTTCTTGCTGTACCTGCAATCATTCTCATAGCTGCTTCTATATCTGAAGTATTCAGGTCTTTCATCTTAAGTTCAGCTATCTCTCTTATTTTATCTTTGCTTACACTTGCAACCTTTTGCTTGTTCGGCTGTCCTGAACCGCTTTCAATTCCGGCTGCTTTCTTCAAAAGTACCGCTGCAGGTGGAGTTTTTGTAATAAATGAAAAAGACCTATCTGCAAATATAGTTATAACCACAGGAATTATTAAACCCGCCTGTTTTGCAGTTCTCTCATTGAATTCTTTGCAAAAACCCATTATATTAACCCCGTGGGGTCCAAGGGCTGTACCAACTGGTGGAGCCGGTGTAGCTTTGCCTGCAGGCAATTGTATTTTGACAACCGCCGCTACCTTTTTTGCCATATTAACACCTCCCATCAATATTATAATTATTATTGAATCTTTTGAATTTGGACAAGGTCAAATTCAACCGGAGTTTCTCTTCCAAACATCGAAATAAGAACTTTGGCCTTTTGCCTCTCAAGGTAAATTTCCTGGACAACACCGATGAAATTTTCAAGAGGTCCCGTTACTATTCTGACACTGTCACCAGGTGAAATGTCAACAGATGGAAGTTCCTCCCTGATCCCAAGTGCTTTAACTTCTTTCTCTGTTAATGGCACAGGTTCTTTAGATTCAGGTCCGACAAACCCGGTTACACCCCTTGTGTTCCTTACAATATACCAAGAATCATTAGTCATAACCATTTTCACAAGTACATATCCAGGAAAGACTTTTTTATCTACAGTCTTCTTTTTCCCGTCCTTTATCTCAACAATCTTATCAGTCGGTACTACAATCTGCTGTATTAAATCTTGAAGACCTCTGTTTTCAACAGCTTTTTCCAAATTAGCCTTTACTTTATTTTCATATCCAGAATAGGTATGAACAACATACCATTTAGTCATATTATTTTCCGCCATCTCCGACATAGGGATAAATCCCTATCCTCCTTTAACCTTTAATAATTAGTTTTAACAGATAAGTAAATACCGTATCAGCCACGAAAATAAGCACGGTAAATAGAATCATTACAACCAGCACAGCTTCTGTATATACTACAACATCTTTTTTTGTAGGCCAGATTACCTTTTTCATCTCAGCTTTTACTTCTCTGAAAAACTTTCCAATTTTTTTTGTTTCATCGGCCATTACATCACATCCTCTTATAAATATCCAGTTTTTTACCTTGTTTCTTTATGCAATGTATGTTTTTTACAGAACCTACAATATTTCATAAGTTCTATTCTATCCGGATCATTTTTTTTATTTTTCATCGTATTATAATTTCTTTGCTTACATTCAGTGCAAGCTAATGTAATTTTAACCCGCAACAATTCCACCTCCCGGAATCTTTGAACTACTTTTTCAACTTTAACACAAATATTATTTTCTGTCAATAATTAATTAGACATAACATGCTTAAAAAAAGCCAGGTAAGAACCCGGCCCTCATTTATGCAATAATTGATGAAACAACACCAGCGCCTACTGTATGTCCGCCTTCCCTTATAGCAAATTTCAAGCCTTCTTCCATTGCTATCGGCGTTATCAGCTCTATTGTCATTGTTATATGGTCACCTGGCATTACCATCTCTACACCCTCCGGCAGGTCTATTATCCCTGTTACGTCTGTTGTCCTGAAGTAAAACTGCGGTCTATATCCATTGAAGAATGGTGTATGCCTTCCGCCTTCTTCTTTCGTCAGTATATATACCTGTGCCTCAAATTTCGTATGTGGCTTTACTGAACCCGGCTTCGCCAATACCTGACCTCTTTCTACTTCTTCTCTTGTTATACCTCTTAATAGTACTCCTATGTTGTCTCCTGCCTGTGCTTCATCAAGAACCTTCCTGAACATCTCTAATCCTGTCACTACTGTCTTCTTCGACTCTGCTGCAAGCCCTATTATCTCTACTTCGTCCCCTACTTTTATCTTGCCTCTCTCTACTCTCCCTGTTGCTACTGTTCCTCTTCCTGTTATCGTAAATACATCCTCTACCGGCATTAGGAATGGCTTGTCTATATCTCTCTCTGGTGTCGGTATATATTCATCTACTGCATCCATTAATTCCCATATCTTGCCGCACCATTTGCAATCTCTTTTCCCACATCCACATTCCATTGCTTTTAATGCTGAACCTACTATTATCGGTGTGTCATCTCCAGGAAATTCATATTCGTTTAACAACTCTCTTACTTCCATCTCTACTAATTCGATTAGTTCTTCGTCATCTACCATATCTGCTTTGTTTAAAAATACTACTATATACGGTACTCCAACCTGTCTTGCCAATAATATGTGCTCTCTTGTCTGCGGCATTGGACCGTCTGCTGCTGATACAACAAGTATCGCACCGTCCATCTGTGCTGCCCCTGTTATCATGTTCTTTACATAGTCTGCATGTCCCGGGCAGTCAACATGTGCATAGTGCCTCTTCTCTGTCTCATATTCAACATGCATCGTGTTTATGGTTATACCTCTTGCTTTTTCTTCAGGTGCTTTGTCTATTTCGTCATATGCTGTCGCCTGTGCCATACCTTGCTTCGCCAATACTACTGTTATTGCTGATGTTAATGTCGTCTTACCATGGTCTACATGTCCTATTGTCCCTATGTTTGCATGGGGTTTCTTTCTTTCAAATTTCTGTTTTGCCATTTTTTTATCCTCCCACTCTAATAAACACACCCTGGTGTTTCATAATTTATATATATAAATAAAAATTACAAATTTGGAGCCCATGACCGGGATTGAACCGGTGACCTCCGCCTTACCAAGGCGACGCTCTGCCGACTGAGCTACATGGGCAACAACTTATTTGTATCCACAGCTTTTAAATTTTACTATAAAAAATCGAAATTGTCAACACTCAACTATTTCTCATCAAGACATTTTTCGAGTTTCCTTTTTACTCTCTGCAAAGCATTATCAATTGATTTCACATGTCTATTAAGCTCAACAGCTATTTCCTGATATGATTTTCCATCAAGAAAAGAAATAAGAACTTCTGCTTCAAGTACACTTAATTTTTCACTGATCTTGTTTCCAATATCAGTACATTCTTCACGATTAATTATTAATTCTTCTGGGTCAGAAATACATTCATTTGAAACTATATCCATTAACGTTCTATCAGACTCATCATCAAAAATCGACTTATTAAGAGAAATATAAGAATTAAGCGGTATGTGCTTTTGCCTTGTGGCAGTTTTTATTGCTGTTATAATTTGACGTGTAATGCATAATTCAGCAAATGCTTTAAAGGAAGAAAGTTTATCACTTTTAAAATCACGTATAGCTTTAAATAAACCAATCATCCCTTCCTGTACTATATCTTCTTTGTCAGCACCTATCAAAAAATAAGAACGTGCTTTTGCTTTTACAAAACTGCAATATTTTTCGATGATGTATTCCAAAGCTTCTTCGTTACCACTTTGTGCTTCAGTTACAACATCACCTTCATCCATAACTTCATATGTATTATAATGATTGTACCGTGCTACCGATTCCACAAATATCGCCTCCACATTATTAGGCAAGTTTACGAAATAATTATACATTATAATACATATGATAGTCAAGCCATTTTATTATTATTCCGACATTTTACGTAATTTTTTTAAGACATCTTCATCTAACATAGATTCAATATTGTTTTTTAGATTATTAACAACAAAATATTTCTTTTTCTCATTAAAATATTTAATTAAGTCATCATGTAATTCGCGAGATGACATTCTTGTCGCCCCTTCTCCAAGCACAACCTGCTGCAAAGCCCAATCAGAGGTAACAACTACTACCTGTTCTTTTTTTGCCAAAGTTTTAATTATTCCTTCTATATAATGGTCTGCCGTCTCCCCTTCTTTTGTATAAACAACCTCAACATTGTTATAATATTCATGTTTTTCAACACTCCCTTTAACATACAATGCATCATACACCACTATTATCTTTATTCCTGAATACCCCTGAAAATTTATCAGCATTTCAATAAGTTTAAGCCTTGCGTCTTCAAGATTATCTTCTGCCTCTTTTTTAAGCTCCGACCAATTATTTATAATATTATATCCATCTAATATCATGTACATTAAATCACGCCTTACTTATTCCTTTGCCTTACGACCTCAAACATCATTAAAGAGGCTGCAACGGAAGCATTCAGAGAATTTATGCGACCTGTCATAGGAATCTTTACAATAAAATCGCAATTCTTTTGGGTAAGCTCAGCCATTCCTTCACCTTCACTTCC
This is a stretch of genomic DNA from Aceticella autotrophica. It encodes these proteins:
- the rplA gene encoding 50S ribosomal protein L1, with translation MKHGKKYIESKKLIDRSVLYEPQDAVELVLKTAKAKFDETVELSVRLGVDPRHADQQVRGTVVLPHGTGKTTRVLVFAKGDKAEEAKAAGADFVGAEELITKIQNENWLDYDVIVATPDMMGVVGRLGKILGPKGLMPNPKAGTVTFDVGKAIKEIKAGKIEYRVDKNSIIHVPIGKVSFGKEKLTENFRTIMDAIIRSKPAAAKGQYLKSVVISSTMGPGVRINPLKVI
- the rplK gene encoding 50S ribosomal protein L11, which gives rise to MAKKVAAVVKIQLPAGKATPAPPVGTALGPHGVNIMGFCKEFNERTAKQAGLIIPVVITIFADRSFSFITKTPPAAVLLKKAAGIESGSGQPNKQKVASVSKDKIREIAELKMKDLNTSDIEAAMRMIAGTARSMGIEVV
- the nusG gene encoding transcription termination/antitermination protein NusG, which encodes MAENNMTKWYVVHTYSGYENKVKANLEKAVENRGLQDLIQQIVVPTDKIVEIKDGKKKTVDKKVFPGYVLVKMVMTNDSWYIVRNTRGVTGFVGPESKEPVPLTEKEVKALGIREELPSVDISPGDSVRIVTGPLENFIGVVQEIYLERQKAKVLISMFGRETPVEFDLVQIQKIQ
- the secE gene encoding preprotein translocase subunit SecE, which produces MADETKKIGKFFREVKAEMKKVIWPTKKDVVVYTEAVLVVMILFTVLIFVADTVFTYLLKLIIKG
- the rpmG gene encoding 50S ribosomal protein L33, which produces MRVKITLACTECKQRNYNTMKNKKNDPDRIELMKYCRFCKKHTLHKETR
- the tuf gene encoding elongation factor Tu codes for the protein MAKQKFERKKPHANIGTIGHVDHGKTTLTSAITVVLAKQGMAQATAYDEIDKAPEEKARGITINTMHVEYETEKRHYAHVDCPGHADYVKNMITGAAQMDGAILVVSAADGPMPQTREHILLARQVGVPYIVVFLNKADMVDDEELIELVEMEVRELLNEYEFPGDDTPIIVGSALKAMECGCGKRDCKWCGKIWELMDAVDEYIPTPERDIDKPFLMPVEDVFTITGRGTVATGRVERGKIKVGDEVEIIGLAAESKKTVVTGLEMFRKVLDEAQAGDNIGVLLRGITREEVERGQVLAKPGSVKPHTKFEAQVYILTKEEGGRHTPFFNGYRPQFYFRTTDVTGIIDLPEGVEMVMPGDHITMTIELITPIAMEEGLKFAIREGGHTVGAGVVSSIIA
- the sigH gene encoding RNA polymerase sporulation sigma factor SigH gives rise to the protein MESVARYNHYNTYEVMDEGDVVTEAQSGNEEALEYIIEKYCSFVKAKARSYFLIGADKEDIVQEGMIGLFKAIRDFKSDKLSSFKAFAELCITRQIITAIKTATRQKHIPLNSYISLNKSIFDDESDRTLMDIVSNECISDPEELIINREECTDIGNKISEKLSVLEAEVLISFLDGKSYQEIAVELNRHVKSIDNALQRVKRKLEKCLDEK
- a CDS encoding NYN domain-containing protein, producing the protein MYMILDGYNIINNWSELKKEAEDNLEDARLKLIEMLINFQGYSGIKIIVVYDALYVKGSVEKHEYYNNVEVVYTKEGETADHYIEGIIKTLAKKEQVVVVTSDWALQQVVLGEGATRMSSRELHDDLIKYFNEKKKYFVVNNLKNNIESMLDEDVLKKLRKMSE